GCCTGGTCGCCCTGTTCGGGATCGTCGGCGACGCTGGCGAAAGTGGATCGTGCGGTCTTGAGTTCGCCGGCGTTGTACAGCGCCGTGCCCAGCTGCATCTTGAGCGAGACGACGTTGTCCACGCCGGGCTTGTTCAGAGCCGCCCGAAACGCTTCGACGGCGTCGTCCCAGTGTCCCAGCGCAATGTGCGCCTGGCCGAGGTAGACGTAGCTGGTGGCGTCGTTCTTGACCTCGGCCAGCTTCTGCAGCACCGGCAGTTGCTTTTCATAGTCCTTGGCCAGGCCCAGGGCCTGGGCGTACAGCTGCAGGGTTTCGGCGTTGACGTCGATCCGCCGGTTCTTGAAGGCGGCTTCCAGGACCTGGGTCGCGGGGTATGGGGCGTCCTGGGACATGTACAGCCGCGCGACGTTGAGCACTTCGGCAGGCTTGTCGACCATGCCGGCGACGTAGGCGGCGTGCATGATCTCGGCTTGTTTGAGCTGGTCGCCCATCAGGCCGTACATGCCGGATAGCTGCAGCCAATAGGTCGGCTTGGGATACAGCACCACCAGCACTTCAAGCACCTTGGCGGCGGGTTCGTACTTTTCCTGTTCGTAGTAGACGGCGCGCAGCAGCGACAGCCAGCTTTCCTTGTACTGGGCGCCGCGCTGCTTGGCGATCTTCATGGCGGTGATGATCGGTTCTTCGGATTCGGCGTAGCGGCCTTGCTGGTAGTAGGCCTGGGCCAGCAGCACGTAGGCGTCGGGGCTGACGTCTTCGACCTGCCCCATCCAGCTTCTGAGGATCTTGACGGCGGTCGGATAGTCTTCCTTGACGAAGTACATCTGCGCCAGGGCGTACAGGGTGGAGTTTCTCAGGCCTTCGGGCAGGTCTTCGACGCGCAGGACGGTCTTGTAGGCTTCGATGGTCTGGTCGACCTTGTCCTGGGCGTAGTAGACGGCGGCAAACAGGTTGTAGAGGGTGGCCTTTTCGTAGCCGTTCAAGCTGTCCTGCTGGGCTTTTAATCCATTGAGGGCTTGTTCGGCAGCGGCGTAGTTCTTTTCGTCGAAGGCTTGTTGCGCGACTTCCATCTGTTTGTAGACCTTCTGCGAGAGGGTCTGGGTCTTTTTGGTCGGCGGTGGTTTGGGTTTTCCCTCGTCGTCGGCGGCGTGGGCCGGCCCGGCGAGGCCGAGCAGGATCAGCAGCAGGAGGCCGAGGCGCGGGGTGCGGTCCCCGGCCCTGCGGCGCGGCTGGGCGCTGGCGCGTGCTGGGCGGAAAAAGATCATTTTTCGAGCTTGAAGGTGATCAGGTGCTCGACGCCTGGCACCTCCACCGGCTTGCCGCCTTCGACGCGCGGCTTGTATTTGAATTTGAGCACGGCTTTCATCGCGGCGCGGTCGAAGGTGCTGCCGGGCTCGGATTCGAGGACCACGGGGTCGCGCACGGCGCCGGTTTCGGTGACGGTGAATTTGAGCAGCACCCAGCCTTCGAGACCGCGCCTTGCGGCGGAGTCGGGGTAGATCGGGGCGACTTTGACGATCGGCAGGTATTCGCCGTCGCTCGCCGACAGGCCGAAGCCGTTTTGCAGGGAGACGTCGTTGGCGACGTTCATGGGGCCGATGTTGACGGTGTTGGCGTCGGGGTTCTGGTTGTCGTTCTGCTGCGGCTGCGGGGTGTCGGGCGCGGCCTGCGGCTTTTGCGGCTTTTCGGGTTTCTTCTGGTCGACGTTGAGGTCTTGATCTTTCTTGACCCGGACAAAATCAACGATGCGGCCGCTGGGGCCTTCGGTCATGGCTTCGCGCCCGGCGGCCACCAGGCTGGCCATCAGCCAGTACAGCAAAAAGGTGACGATCAGGGCGATCACGGCGCCGCCCACCAGCCGCAGCAGCTGCGGCAGTTGGGTGGTCGGGCGGGTGTTGAGGACGATCTCGGACATCGCTTACGGCTCGTTGGCGGCGATGGAGACGTTGTAGACGCCGGCTTCGCGCGCGGCGTCCATGACGGCGACGAGCTTTTCGTTGGTCGATTGCTTGTCGGCCTGGATGACGACGGAGCCTTGCGGGTTTTCGGCGTGCAGGCGTTCGATGTTGGCGCGTACGTTGCGCACGTCGATGCGACGACGGTCGATCCAGATCTGGCCGTCGTCGGAGATGGCGATGAGGATGTTGGCCTTGTCCTGCTTGGTGGCGGTCTGGGCTTCGGGGCGGTTGACCTCGATCCCGGATTCCTTGATGAAGCTGGCGGTGACAATGAAGAAAATCAGCATGATGAAGACGACGTCGAGCATCGGGGTGAGGTCGATGCCGCCTTCGTCTTCTTCGCCCTGGATGTCGTCAAATCCTTTCATTTTTCTCGCTCCTCTCGTGTCGCTTGCCTGAGCCGGGGCTCAGGTGTCCAGGGTCAGGTGGTCGCCCAGCAATTCAATCGATTGCTTGGCGCGGCTCTCAAGCCAGTGAATCGCAAACAGGCCGGACAAGGCGCCGACCATGCCGGCCATCGTGGGGATGGTGGCTTGGGAGACGCCGGAGGCCATCAGCCGGGGGTTGCCCATGCCGGCGCTGGCCATGACGTCAAACACGGCGATCATGCCGGTGACGGTGCCCATCAGCCCAAACAGGGGGCAGATGGCGACCAGGGTCTTGATCGCGCCCAGAAAACGGCCGGCGTCGAGACGCACGCCGGCAATCAGGGCGCGACGGATCTGGTGGGCCTGCCAGGAGTGGTGTTCTCCTCGGGCCTGCCAGAGGTGTTCGACGCGTTGCTGCTGTTTGGGAAAGCTCAGCATGAAATAACCGAGCCGTTCGATGATCAGCAGCCACATGATGAAAATGACCACGGCGATGGCGAGCAGCACCGGGCCGCCGGCGTCCAGAAAGCTCTGAATCCGGGACCCGACGTCGAAGATCGCAAATAAAATCCGCTCCATTTTTTCTCTCCTTTTTTCCGCCCGCCCCTAGCGATCCCAAGGGGGCCGGGGGCGGACGGGGGAAATCAGGTGCGGACGCTGGGGCTGCCCATCGCGCTGCGGCCCCGTTCCATGTATTCGGCGATCAGGCCGGCACTTTGCTCGCGCAGGCGGTGAATCACGGATTTGGCGCGGGCGGAGGCGGCGGAGTGCAGAAACACGACGGGAATGGCAACGCACAGGCCCAGCACGGTGGTGACCAGGGCCTGGGAGATGCCGCCGGCCATGGTCTTGGGGTCGCCGGTGCCAAACAGGGTGATGGCCTGGAAGGTGTTGATCATGCCGGTGACGGTGCCGAGCAGACCGAGCAGCGGGGCGGCGACGGAGATGATCTTGAGAAACATGAGCCCGCGGTTGATTTTGGGCAGCTCTTTCAGGGTGGCTTCGCCGAGTTTCATTTCCAGGGTTTCGGCGTCGACGCCGGTGTTGGCGTGGTAGGCCTTGAGCACGCGACCCAGGGGGTTGCCCGCACTGGGGTGTTCGACGTCGCGCTCCTGCTGGGCGACTTTGAGGCCGACGATGGAGAGGGTGATGATGCGCTCGAGCGCGAGCAGCAGGGCGACGATGCCCAGGCCGATGATGACGTAGCCGACGATGCCGCCTTGTTCGATGCGGTCGCCCAGGGTCGGGGATTCGACCAGGCGGGCGAGC
The genomic region above belongs to Gammaproteobacteria bacterium and contains:
- a CDS encoding MotA/TolQ/ExbB proton channel family protein produces the protein MERILFAIFDVGSRIQSFLDAGGPVLLAIAVVIFIMWLLIIERLGYFMLSFPKQQQRVEHLWQARGEHHSWQAHQIRRALIAGVRLDAGRFLGAIKTLVAICPLFGLMGTVTGMIAVFDVMASAGMGNPRLMASGVSQATIPTMAGMVGALSGLFAIHWLESRAKQSIELLGDHLTLDT
- a CDS encoding energy transducer TonB: MSEIVLNTRPTTQLPQLLRLVGGAVIALIVTFLLYWLMASLVAAGREAMTEGPSGRIVDFVRVKKDQDLNVDQKKPEKPQKPQAAPDTPQPQQNDNQNPDANTVNIGPMNVANDVSLQNGFGLSASDGEYLPIVKVAPIYPDSAARRGLEGWVLLKFTVTETGAVRDPVVLESEPGSTFDRAAMKAVLKFKYKPRVEGGKPVEVPGVEHLITFKLEK
- a CDS encoding tetratricopeptide repeat protein — translated: MIFFRPARASAQPRRRAGDRTPRLGLLLLILLGLAGPAHAADDEGKPKPPPTKKTQTLSQKVYKQMEVAQQAFDEKNYAAAEQALNGLKAQQDSLNGYEKATLYNLFAAVYYAQDKVDQTIEAYKTVLRVEDLPEGLRNSTLYALAQMYFVKEDYPTAVKILRSWMGQVEDVSPDAYVLLAQAYYQQGRYAESEEPIITAMKIAKQRGAQYKESWLSLLRAVYYEQEKYEPAAKVLEVLVVLYPKPTYWLQLSGMYGLMGDQLKQAEIMHAAYVAGMVDKPAEVLNVARLYMSQDAPYPATQVLEAAFKNRRIDVNAETLQLYAQALGLAKDYEKQLPVLQKLAEVKNDATSYVYLGQAHIALGHWDDAVEAFRAALNKPGVDNVVSLKMQLGTALYNAGELKTARSTFASVADDPEQGDQAANWVKFVSAEIQRKQALQGT
- a CDS encoding biopolymer transporter ExbD, translating into MKGFDDIQGEEDEGGIDLTPMLDVVFIMLIFFIVTASFIKESGIEVNRPEAQTATKQDKANILIAISDDGQIWIDRRRIDVRNVRANIERLHAENPQGSVVIQADKQSTNEKLVAVMDAAREAGVYNVSIAANEP